From Halapricum desulfuricans, a single genomic window includes:
- a CDS encoding DUF373 family protein, producing the protein MLLVLCIDLDDDVGRKTGIETPVVGRDAVEDAAVEFATADPEDSDLNVLFEGLHIYDDLVDEQAESVEIAAVTGLEGSDVAANRAVGEELDEVLARLTPGEDVRALLVTDGAQDESVVPVIRSRVKIDGVRRVVVRQAQDLESMYYTIKQVLDDPETRGTILVPLGIVLLIYPLAVVADLLGMQGDVFGLVSGLLGLYLLSRGFGLGDRLDDAVDRFLSGLYAGRVTLLTYLVAGVLLLVGSASGYQTLQTVQADGDPLGVIEVMAAVIAGAIQWFAAAGITSSLGRVTDEYLSGTFEWRHLNAPFYIVSITVILHAVAVYFLEYEYADLSYLALMLTAGTLLGLTSTLAFAVAESRFGERTDPA; encoded by the coding sequence ATGCTGCTGGTGTTGTGCATCGACCTGGACGACGACGTGGGCCGCAAGACCGGGATCGAGACGCCGGTCGTCGGCCGCGACGCCGTCGAGGACGCCGCCGTCGAGTTCGCCACTGCCGATCCCGAAGACAGCGATCTCAACGTCCTCTTCGAGGGGTTGCACATCTACGATGATCTCGTCGATGAACAAGCGGAGAGCGTCGAAATCGCGGCTGTCACCGGGCTCGAAGGCAGCGATGTCGCGGCCAACCGCGCGGTCGGCGAGGAGCTCGACGAAGTGCTAGCGCGACTTACTCCGGGCGAGGACGTTCGCGCGCTGCTGGTCACCGACGGCGCACAGGACGAAAGCGTCGTGCCGGTGATCCGATCGCGGGTCAAGATCGACGGCGTCCGTCGGGTCGTCGTCAGGCAGGCCCAGGATCTGGAGTCGATGTACTACACTATAAAACAGGTGCTGGACGACCCCGAGACTCGCGGGACGATCCTGGTACCACTGGGGATCGTGCTGTTGATCTATCCGCTCGCAGTGGTGGCTGATCTGCTCGGGATGCAGGGCGACGTCTTCGGACTCGTCTCCGGCTTGCTCGGCCTGTATCTGCTCTCTCGCGGGTTCGGACTCGGCGACCGTCTCGATGATGCTGTCGATCGATTTCTCTCTGGGCTGTACGCGGGCCGTGTGACACTGTTGACGTATCTCGTCGCGGGTGTGCTCCTGTTAGTCGGTAGCGCCAGCGGGTATCAGACGCTTCAGACTGTCCAGGCCGACGGCGACCCGCTCGGCGTCATCGAGGTGATGGCCGCGGTCATCGCAGGTGCGATCCAGTGGTTCGCCGCGGCGGGCATCACTAGCAGTCTCGGCCGCGTCACCGACGAGTACCTCTCCGGGACCTTCGAGTGGCGCCATCTCAACGCGCCGTTCTATATCGTCTCCATCACGGTAATCCTGCACGCCGTCGCGGTGTACTTCCTGGAGTACGAGTACGCCGATCTGTCGTATCTGGCGCTGATGCTCACTGCCGGGACCTTACTCGGATTGACGAGCACGCTCGCGTTCGCGGTCGCTGAATCGCGGTTCGGCGAGCGAACCGACCCTGCGTGA
- a CDS encoding PaaI family thioesterase translates to MTGDFTTETKELICHHIEEEHGYLSWLDVSVEEFTADTITMTVPYDEKLTNTTDPPTIHGGIAATLSDTAGGVALRPSLSDPVGGGVATINLNVNYLRRASGDLTARAEVVRAGNSVGVSEIYVESETPTGTVEPVAVGTGAYRLFQG, encoded by the coding sequence ATGACGGGCGATTTCACGACGGAGACGAAGGAACTGATCTGCCATCACATCGAAGAGGAGCACGGATATCTCTCGTGGCTGGACGTTTCGGTCGAGGAATTCACCGCCGACACGATCACGATGACGGTCCCCTACGACGAGAAGCTCACGAATACGACCGACCCGCCGACGATCCACGGCGGGATCGCCGCGACGCTGTCGGACACGGCGGGTGGCGTCGCGCTGCGACCGTCGCTGTCCGATCCGGTGGGCGGCGGCGTCGCGACGATCAACCTCAACGTCAACTACCTGCGTCGGGCCTCGGGCGACCTGACCGCGCGTGCCGAGGTCGTCCGCGCCGGCAACAGCGTCGGCGTCTCCGAGATCTACGTCGAATCGGAGACGCCGACGGGCACCGTCGAACCGGTCGCGGTCGGAACGGGTGCGTATCGGCTGTTCCAGGGCTAA
- a CDS encoding M20/M25/M40 family metallo-hydrolase → MDDHQREFLESLLETASPSGFETAGQRVWIDYVSAFADDVRVDEYGNAVAVHEGGDTEIAIAGHGDEIGLMVRDITDDGYLELSRIGGSDRTVTRGQHVTVHTDDGPVPGVVGQTAIHLRDRNDESLTDVAEQHVDIGVADGDAARERVEIGDPITVASGLQSLAGTRLAARGMDNRVGVWTAAETLRRASERDAEATVYAVSTVQEEVGLKGARMVGFDLDPDAVIAVDVTHATDTPGVPGKRSNGIELGDGPVVTRGSASHPRLVEALRATAADDDIPLQLEATGIRTGTDADAFYTQRGGIPSLNLGLPNRYMHTPVEIIDTDDLDAAADLLSSFAVSASGHAPFAVDLPGQD, encoded by the coding sequence ATGGACGACCACCAGCGGGAATTCCTCGAATCGCTCCTCGAGACCGCGTCCCCGTCCGGCTTCGAGACGGCGGGCCAGCGCGTCTGGATCGACTACGTATCGGCGTTCGCAGACGACGTGCGCGTCGACGAGTACGGGAACGCTGTCGCCGTGCACGAGGGCGGTGACACAGAGATCGCCATCGCGGGCCACGGCGACGAGATCGGACTGATGGTCCGGGACATCACCGACGACGGCTATCTCGAACTGTCCCGTATCGGAGGTTCGGACCGAACAGTCACGCGCGGCCAGCACGTCACCGTTCACACCGACGACGGCCCCGTTCCCGGTGTGGTCGGCCAGACGGCGATCCACCTGCGCGACCGCAACGACGAAAGCCTCACCGACGTGGCCGAACAGCACGTCGATATCGGCGTCGCGGACGGCGACGCCGCCCGCGAGCGCGTCGAGATCGGCGACCCCATCACCGTCGCGTCTGGGCTCCAGTCGCTGGCGGGCACTCGCCTCGCCGCGCGAGGGATGGACAACCGCGTCGGGGTCTGGACGGCCGCGGAGACGCTCCGTCGAGCCAGCGAGCGCGACGCCGAGGCGACGGTGTACGCCGTCAGCACCGTTCAGGAAGAGGTCGGGCTCAAGGGCGCCCGGATGGTCGGATTCGACCTCGATCCCGATGCCGTCATCGCCGTCGACGTGACGCACGCGACCGACACACCGGGCGTGCCCGGCAAGCGATCGAACGGTATCGAGCTCGGTGACGGGCCGGTGGTCACTCGCGGGAGCGCGAGCCACCCGCGGCTCGTCGAGGCGCTTCGGGCGACGGCCGCAGACGATGACATCCCGCTGCAGCTTGAAGCGACGGGAATCCGAACGGGGACCGACGCCGACGCGTTCTACACTCAGCGCGGGGGCATCCCGTCGCTCAACCTGGGGCTGCCGAACCGATACATGCATACCCCTGTCGAAATCATCGACACGGACGACCTGGACGCGGCTGCCGATCTGCTCAGTTCGTTTGCCGTCTCCGCGAGCGGTCATGCGCCGTTCGCTGTCGATCTGCCGGGCCAGGACTGA